In a single window of the Candidatus Binataceae bacterium genome:
- a CDS encoding DUF2007 domain-containing protein has protein sequence MNDAINPEELVQVLAADALQVRMAADLLTNAGVECFVFDEESSRILGTTQAVPARLMVHAQAREDALSRLKELGFQD, from the coding sequence ATGAACGACGCGATCAATCCCGAGGAATTAGTTCAGGTGCTTGCCGCCGACGCCCTGCAAGTCAGGATGGCCGCCGATCTGCTGACCAACGCCGGGGTTGAATGCTTCGTCTTCGACGAGGAATCCTCGCGGATCCTCGGCACTACCCAAGCGGTTCCCGCACGCCTGATGGTCCATGCCCAAGCGCGCGAGGACGCGCTGTCCCGGCTTAAGGAATTAGGCTTCCAGGATTAA
- a CDS encoding DedA family protein yields the protein MAEQLMSQVSALIIVAIATLGYGGVVALMGVESACIPLPSEVIMPFAGYLVSTGRFQLQAVAVAGAIGCLLGSYVAYLVGLTGGRRAFIRYGAYVLISQHELALAERFFARWGSLTVFFARLMPVIRTFIAFPAGVARMELWRFSIYTLLGSYLWCLALAFAGMKLGQHWRALAPYLHRFDNAIVALIVLAAAAFVYLRLRSPTSKTALAKQLPC from the coding sequence ATGGCTGAGCAATTGATGTCCCAGGTGTCGGCGCTGATCATCGTAGCGATCGCGACCCTGGGTTACGGCGGAGTGGTGGCCCTGATGGGGGTGGAGAGCGCCTGCATTCCGCTGCCCTCGGAAGTGATCATGCCGTTTGCCGGCTACCTGGTCTCCACCGGCCGCTTCCAACTGCAAGCCGTGGCGGTGGCCGGCGCGATCGGCTGCCTGTTGGGTTCCTACGTCGCCTATTTGGTCGGTCTGACCGGCGGGCGGCGCGCCTTCATTCGCTACGGCGCCTACGTCCTCATCTCCCAGCACGAACTGGCTTTGGCCGAGCGCTTCTTTGCCCGCTGGGGCTCGCTCACGGTCTTCTTTGCCCGCCTGATGCCGGTGATTCGCACCTTTATCGCCTTTCCCGCCGGCGTGGCGCGAATGGAGCTGTGGCGCTTCAGCATTTACACCTTGCTCGGCTCCTACCTGTGGTGCCTGGCGCTGGCCTTCGCCGGCATGAAGCTGGGGCAGCATTGGCGCGCCCTGGCTCCTTATCTGCATCGCTTCGACAATGCGATCGTTGCCCTGATTGTGTTGGCGGCCGCGGCTTTTGTCTATCTGCGCCTACGCTCGCCGACCTCCAAGACGGCGCTGGCAAAGCAGCTTCCGTGCTAA